One part of the Candidatus Desulfatibia profunda genome encodes these proteins:
- the moaA gene encoding GTP 3',8-cyclase MoaA: MPNSRLIDQYNRNLNYLRISITDRCNLRCIYCVPPDRIPKIPHAEILRYEEILRLVRIGVSLGVSKVRITGGEPLLRKGVYDFLEQLTKIDGLLDVSLTTNGVLLKDNIHKIKSAGIKRINISLDTLSKDKFQKISGHDFFDQIWEGIKLARQIGFDPIKLNMVPLQGINADEITDFARLSFTHPFHIRFIEYMPMGNAQMLTGRHLPAPEIINRISTLGKLIPVEKSKNDGPAERFKFEGALGEIGFIQPISRHFCDTCNRLRLTADGQLRLCLLSDRQIDLKAVLRKGCSNRRLAEIFARAVREKPSEHNLNAGHPGKVSGQMCAIGG; this comes from the coding sequence TTGCCGAATTCAAGATTAATCGACCAATACAACCGCAACCTGAACTACCTGCGCATTTCCATTACCGATCGATGCAATCTGAGATGCATCTACTGCGTCCCCCCGGATCGTATTCCGAAAATCCCGCACGCAGAGATATTGAGGTACGAAGAAATTCTGCGCCTGGTTCGGATCGGCGTGAGCCTCGGCGTTTCCAAGGTTCGGATCACCGGCGGTGAACCGCTTTTAAGAAAAGGTGTATACGATTTTCTGGAGCAATTGACGAAAATTGACGGGCTTTTGGACGTATCGCTGACGACCAACGGTGTTCTGCTGAAAGACAACATCCACAAGATCAAATCCGCCGGCATCAAAAGAATAAATATCAGCCTGGATACCTTAAGCAAAGATAAATTTCAAAAAATTAGCGGGCACGATTTTTTTGATCAAATCTGGGAAGGCATCAAACTGGCCCGGCAAATCGGTTTTGATCCCATCAAACTCAACATGGTTCCCTTGCAAGGAATCAACGCTGATGAAATAACTGATTTTGCCAGGCTGTCATTTACGCATCCCTTTCACATCCGCTTTATCGAATATATGCCCATGGGAAACGCGCAAATGCTTACCGGCCGGCACCTGCCTGCACCTGAAATCATCAACCGCATCAGCACCCTCGGCAAGTTGATCCCGGTTGAAAAAAGCAAAAATGACGGTCCGGCCGAACGGTTTAAATTTGAAGGCGCCCTCGGAGAGATCGGATTTATACAGCCGATCAGCCGGCATTTCTGCGATACATGTAACCGCTTAAGATTAACAGCCGACGGCCAACTCAGGCTGTGTCTTTTATCGGATCGTCAGATCGATCTGAAAGCCGTACTGAGAAAGGGCTGTTCCAACAGACGGCTGGCTGAGATCTTTGCCCGCGCCGTTCGTGAAAAGCCTTCCGAACACAATTTAAATGCCGGTCACCCCGGCAAGGTCTCAGGTCAAATGTGCGCCATCGGCGGCTGA
- a CDS encoding branched-chain amino acid ABC transporter permease: protein MVSRKGSDMKSLLKQKDVIGFVTLALGIIILPFFVESSYHYIVLNVIGLNAIVVVGLNLLIGFAGQISLGHAAFYGLGAYFSGILTVNYGFPLWPAMAAGMLATGAVAFLIGYPALKLRGHYLVMATLGFGIIIKILMGELEQFTGGHDGLIGIPALSIGSVTFDSDLKNFYLIWTFVFLCMLAARNLLNSRVGRALRAIHGSEVAANSLGVNTSSYKVKVFVLSAVFASIAGSLYAHYITFISPSTYDFYYSIEVVTMVIVGGMGSLWGSLFGAGILTIISEALQVAKQYHVIAYGVFLCLVLIFLPEGILIGFYNLYVKRKLQKAILKKSATGK from the coding sequence ATGGTGAGTCGGAAAGGGTCTGATATGAAGTCTCTTTTGAAGCAAAAGGACGTTATCGGTTTCGTAACCCTTGCCCTTGGCATTATCATCCTTCCTTTTTTTGTGGAAAGCAGCTACCACTACATCGTATTGAACGTGATCGGTCTGAACGCCATCGTGGTGGTCGGGCTGAATCTTCTGATCGGATTCGCCGGACAGATTTCGCTGGGGCACGCGGCCTTTTATGGGCTGGGGGCCTACTTTTCAGGCATCCTTACCGTCAACTACGGATTTCCGCTGTGGCCGGCCATGGCGGCGGGGATGCTGGCCACCGGTGCTGTTGCCTTTCTGATCGGATATCCCGCTTTGAAGCTAAGGGGGCACTATCTGGTGATGGCAACCCTGGGATTCGGCATTATTATCAAAATTCTCATGGGGGAGCTGGAGCAGTTCACCGGCGGACACGACGGCCTGATCGGGATCCCGGCCCTTTCCATCGGCAGTGTGACCTTCGACAGTGATCTGAAAAATTTTTATCTGATCTGGACGTTTGTTTTCTTGTGTATGCTGGCGGCCAGAAACCTTCTTAACTCCAGGGTGGGCAGGGCGCTGCGCGCCATCCACGGCAGTGAAGTGGCGGCAAATTCGCTGGGTGTGAATACTTCCAGTTATAAGGTTAAGGTTTTTGTCCTAAGCGCCGTATTCGCGTCCATTGCCGGCAGCCTGTACGCCCATTATATCACCTTTATCAGCCCCAGCACATATGATTTTTATTATTCCATCGAAGTGGTGACCATGGTTATCGTAGGGGGCATGGGAAGTCTGTGGGGCAGTCTTTTCGGGGCCGGCATCCTCACCATTATTTCCGAAGCACTTCAGGTTGCCAAACAATATCACGTCATCGCCTATGGCGTGTTTCTTTGCCTGGTGCTTATATTTTTGCCGGAAGGAATCCTGATCGGTTTTTATAATCTTTATGTTAAAAGAAAGCTGCAAAAGGCAATACTGAAAAAATCAGCAACAGGGAAGTAA
- a CDS encoding branched-chain amino acid ABC transporter permease: MDLSQQIAQYIITGLTIGAIYAIVAIGFNIIHNATGIVNFAQCEFISLGGMFMYTLVVRLNLNMILSFFISMAAVALIGALIERGPIRHARSKEIIILIFLTIGISGVLRGTAQEVWGTDNVGVPAFSGDHPIRLPGGAIIVPQHIWVFAITVLVVLLLHYFFKKTLMGKAMRATAVNRKAAMLAGISVNRMILLSFAFSGGLGAVAGMIIAPISTTSYDIGIMLGLKGFAAAILGGYGNFAGAILGGAILGIMESLGAGLISSQYKDAIAFFILLLVLFLKPEGILGYGESERV; encoded by the coding sequence ATGGATCTATCCCAGCAGATTGCCCAGTATATCATCACCGGGTTGACCATCGGCGCCATCTACGCCATCGTGGCCATCGGTTTTAATATCATTCACAACGCCACCGGCATCGTGAATTTCGCCCAGTGCGAGTTTATATCCCTTGGCGGCATGTTCATGTATACCTTGGTGGTGCGTTTAAACCTCAACATGATCCTATCTTTTTTCATCTCCATGGCCGCTGTCGCCTTGATCGGGGCCTTGATTGAAAGAGGACCGATTCGGCATGCGCGTTCAAAGGAGATTATTATCCTTATTTTCCTGACCATCGGCATTTCCGGAGTTCTGCGGGGCACCGCCCAGGAAGTCTGGGGCACCGATAACGTCGGGGTCCCCGCTTTTAGCGGAGACCATCCCATCCGGCTCCCGGGAGGCGCCATCATCGTGCCCCAGCATATCTGGGTATTTGCCATCACCGTCCTGGTGGTGCTGCTGTTGCATTATTTTTTTAAGAAAACATTGATGGGCAAGGCCATGCGGGCAACGGCGGTGAATCGCAAAGCGGCAATGCTGGCTGGAATTTCGGTGAATCGCATGATCCTTTTATCGTTCGCCTTCAGCGGCGGCCTGGGGGCGGTGGCTGGGATGATCATTGCACCGATTTCCACAACCTCCTACGATATCGGGATCATGCTGGGGTTGAAAGGCTTTGCGGCGGCGATACTGGGCGGCTACGGGAACTTTGCCGGCGCCATTTTAGGCGGGGCCATTCTCGGTATCATGGAATCGCTCGGTGCCGGGCTGATTTCCTCGCAATACAAGGATGCCATTGCCTTTTTCATTCTCCTTTTGGTGCTGTTTCTGAAACCCGAAGGAATTTTAGGGTATGGTGAGTCGGAAAGGGTCTGA
- a CDS encoding ABC transporter substrate-binding protein, whose amino-acid sequence MRKRLLMIVVAALAVSLMIGVPAGYCDGPIKIAGIFALTGRAAHIGTSQRDAVLIAIDEVNAQGGINGRQLEMVIGDTESDPTKAVMVLKKILESQDIVAIIGPTSTGTAMAMRGFIEEAQIPTFMHSGGDVILTAPLKKDDPNSLPKWTFKSPYKAADAMGKICQYMRKHGIKKIGFLYSNEGFGKDGLKNVMVQAPKYGIAVAAEEAFEPADVDMTAQLTRINAKGVDGIIAWTVGPAMGIVAKNVKQLGIKAPLFECHGAGDPIFWKVAGEAGEGVMMPSTKIVVADQLPDSDIQKKKIVDFVKAYKQKFNQEPGTMVAYGADAAFIVVDAIKKAGPDRAKIRDAIENTKGYVGISGIYNISPEDHNGLSMNDIVMIEATKGGWKLLE is encoded by the coding sequence ATGAGGAAAAGATTATTGATGATCGTTGTAGCGGCATTGGCAGTCAGCTTGATGATCGGGGTGCCGGCCGGATATTGTGACGGGCCCATTAAGATTGCGGGTATTTTCGCCCTGACCGGCCGCGCCGCCCACATTGGAACGTCTCAGAGGGATGCGGTGTTGATTGCCATCGATGAGGTCAATGCCCAAGGAGGTATTAACGGACGCCAGCTTGAAATGGTGATAGGGGACACGGAAAGCGATCCCACCAAGGCTGTCATGGTACTGAAAAAGATTCTGGAATCGCAAGATATCGTTGCGATCATCGGGCCGACATCGACCGGTACGGCCATGGCCATGCGGGGATTCATCGAAGAGGCGCAGATCCCCACCTTCATGCACTCTGGCGGTGATGTCATCCTGACAGCCCCCCTGAAAAAAGACGATCCCAATTCACTGCCGAAATGGACGTTCAAGTCCCCCTATAAAGCTGCGGATGCCATGGGCAAGATCTGCCAGTACATGCGCAAACACGGTATCAAAAAAATTGGATTTCTCTATTCCAACGAGGGCTTCGGGAAAGACGGTTTGAAAAACGTGATGGTCCAGGCGCCGAAATATGGTATCGCGGTTGCGGCGGAAGAGGCCTTTGAGCCGGCAGACGTTGATATGACCGCCCAGTTGACCCGCATCAACGCCAAGGGGGTTGACGGGATCATCGCCTGGACCGTTGGACCGGCCATGGGAATCGTCGCCAAAAATGTCAAGCAACTGGGAATTAAAGCACCGTTGTTTGAATGCCACGGTGCCGGAGATCCCATTTTCTGGAAGGTCGCCGGAGAGGCCGGTGAAGGTGTGATGATGCCGTCAACCAAGATTGTGGTGGCGGATCAACTCCCCGACAGCGATATTCAGAAAAAGAAAATCGTGGACTTTGTGAAAGCCTATAAACAGAAATTCAACCAGGAGCCCGGCACCATGGTGGCTTATGGGGCGGACGCGGCCTTTATCGTGGTAGACGCTATCAAGAAAGCAGGTCCGGACAGGGCTAAAATCCGGGATGCTATCGAGAATACCAAGGGCTATGTAGGTATCAGCGGCATCTACAACATCAGTCCCGAAGATCACAACGGCCTGTCGATGAACGACATCGTCATGATCGAGGCCACCAAAGGGGGCTGGAAATTGCTCGAATAA
- a CDS encoding ABC transporter ATP-binding protein, translating into MLSVNNVSAHYGGVQALHQISLKEKEQEIVALIGANGAGKTTLLNLISGIIRPSGGRIVFNGKDITSFPPDKIVELGIIQVPEGRLLFGPLTVKENLELGAFRRRGKQERKKVSEDFEYIIRLFPVLKNRLQQRAQTLSGGEQQMLAIGRGLMAKPRLLLLDEPSLGLAPLIVQEILSVIVRLKHEGTTVLLVEQNARAALRISDRAYVMEAGRIRLHGNAQDLLENEEVKKAYLGQDLRRK; encoded by the coding sequence CTGCTGTCGGTAAATAACGTAAGTGCCCACTACGGAGGTGTTCAAGCGCTGCACCAAATCTCCCTGAAAGAAAAAGAGCAGGAGATTGTGGCGCTGATCGGAGCAAACGGTGCCGGCAAGACAACGCTCCTTAACCTTATTTCCGGCATTATCAGGCCGTCTGGTGGCAGGATTGTCTTTAACGGCAAAGATATTACATCTTTTCCGCCTGATAAAATCGTGGAACTGGGGATTATCCAGGTTCCGGAAGGCAGACTGCTGTTCGGACCTCTGACGGTTAAGGAAAATCTGGAACTGGGGGCTTTCCGCCGGAGAGGAAAACAAGAAAGAAAAAAAGTATCGGAAGATTTTGAATACATCATACGGCTTTTTCCTGTGCTCAAGAACAGGCTCCAGCAGCGGGCGCAAACACTCAGCGGCGGCGAGCAGCAAATGCTGGCCATCGGCCGGGGATTGATGGCAAAGCCGCGCCTTTTGCTCCTGGATGAACCTTCTCTCGGACTTGCGCCTCTGATCGTGCAGGAAATCCTTTCCGTGATTGTGAGGCTTAAACACGAGGGGACCACCGTTTTGCTGGTCGAACAAAATGCCAGGGCGGCCCTTAGAATATCCGACCGGGCGTATGTCATGGAAGCCGGGAGGATCCGGCTCCACGGAAACGCTCAGGATCTTCTTGAAAATGAAGAAGTAAAAAAAGCTTATCTGGGGCAGGATTTGCGTCGGAAATGA
- a CDS encoding ABC transporter ATP-binding protein, whose amino-acid sequence MSRTDYILQVKDISKNFGGLQAINRLSFQVEKGQIFSVIGPNGAGKTTAINLITGVYAPTSGEMYFEGRKLSKKRPYQVALMGIARTFQNVQMFNHMTVRENVMVGLHTKSRCGFLRCLLHTPLVMKEEKIIREKTEEVLGLLGLASKADQLAASLAYGDQKRLEIARSLATEPRLLFLDEPVAGLNLQETEQMAHTILNIRARGITIVLVEHDMNLVMGISNTITVLNYGEKIAEGSSAEIQNHPKVIEAYLGKEF is encoded by the coding sequence ATGAGCAGGACGGATTATATTCTTCAGGTAAAAGATATTTCAAAAAATTTTGGCGGTCTTCAAGCCATAAACCGACTCTCTTTCCAGGTAGAAAAGGGCCAGATATTTTCCGTTATCGGTCCCAACGGAGCAGGGAAAACCACAGCCATTAACTTGATTACCGGCGTATATGCGCCCACGTCCGGAGAAATGTATTTCGAGGGCCGCAAGCTATCCAAAAAAAGACCCTACCAGGTGGCTCTTATGGGGATTGCAAGAACATTCCAGAACGTCCAGATGTTCAATCATATGACCGTTCGCGAGAATGTAATGGTAGGGCTTCATACCAAGAGTCGCTGCGGATTTTTGCGCTGCCTGTTGCATACTCCCCTGGTGATGAAGGAAGAGAAGATCATACGGGAAAAAACCGAAGAGGTGCTGGGATTGTTGGGCCTTGCTTCCAAGGCCGATCAGTTGGCCGCCAGCCTTGCCTATGGCGATCAGAAACGTCTCGAGATTGCCCGCTCTCTGGCGACAGAACCGCGGCTTCTTTTCCTGGATGAGCCGGTGGCCGGTCTTAACTTGCAGGAAACCGAGCAGATGGCCCATACCATTTTAAACATCAGGGCAAGGGGCATAACCATTGTTTTGGTGGAACACGACATGAATCTGGTCATGGGAATTTCCAATACAATTACAGTCCTGAATTATGGAGAAAAGATCGCCGAAGGAAGTTCTGCCGAGATCCAGAATCATCCTAAAGTGATCGAGGCCTATCTGGGAAAGGAGTTTTAA
- a CDS encoding phenylacetate--CoA ligase has protein sequence MSFIPKILTKDSLRKIQLEGLKWTVGHAYTNSPAYRRKFDNAGVKPEDIQSLDDIIHLPLTDKEDLQAEYPFPLRAVPFENIVRIHASSGTTGKRKVLCYTQKDIDAWADMFARCYELAGLTRQDRVQIAVGYGLWTAGVGFQAGCERFGAMAVPIGPANAEMHCEMMVDMETTVFCSTASMALLMAEEIHHRDLTSKIKVKKIILGAERHSDAMRARIKELMDVEHIFDIYGLTELYGPGTGLDCIYHNGIHYWADYFIFEILDPETLQAVPEGQAGELVVTTLKKEASPLIRYRTHDVTRIVNQACKCGVPLPRHDRILGRTDDMFTYRAVNIYPSQIDHVLSRVHGIGSEYQIHLKQRESGRDMMLIKVERAVGADQSGDKDLSERVATEIRRKILVRSQVEVVDHGSLPRTERKSRRVFDHRNG, from the coding sequence ATGAGCTTTATACCCAAAATTTTAACCAAAGACAGCTTAAGAAAGATTCAACTTGAAGGTCTTAAATGGACGGTCGGCCACGCCTATACGAATTCGCCCGCTTACCGGCGGAAATTCGACAACGCGGGCGTTAAACCCGAAGATATTCAATCTCTTGATGATATCATTCATCTGCCGCTAACCGACAAAGAAGACCTGCAGGCAGAATACCCCTTTCCTTTGCGGGCCGTACCTTTTGAGAACATCGTTCGGATTCATGCGTCTTCAGGGACTACCGGAAAGCGCAAGGTGCTCTGCTACACCCAGAAGGATATTGACGCATGGGCGGACATGTTTGCCCGCTGTTATGAACTCGCGGGACTGACGCGCCAGGATCGTGTTCAGATTGCCGTGGGGTATGGTTTATGGACGGCCGGCGTCGGTTTTCAGGCCGGATGCGAGCGGTTCGGGGCCATGGCGGTTCCCATAGGACCGGCCAACGCTGAAATGCACTGTGAAATGATGGTTGATATGGAAACGACCGTTTTCTGTTCGACCGCATCCATGGCGCTCTTGATGGCAGAAGAGATCCATCATCGCGATCTGACTTCAAAAATAAAGGTCAAAAAGATTATTTTGGGCGCCGAACGGCACAGTGATGCCATGAGAGCCCGTATCAAGGAGCTTATGGATGTCGAGCACATTTTCGACATCTATGGATTAACCGAACTGTATGGTCCGGGGACCGGGCTCGATTGTATCTATCACAACGGGATCCATTACTGGGCCGATTATTTTATTTTCGAGATTCTCGATCCTGAAACCCTGCAAGCGGTTCCTGAGGGCCAGGCAGGCGAACTGGTAGTCACCACCTTGAAAAAGGAAGCGAGTCCGCTGATACGATACCGGACCCATGACGTCACCCGTATCGTAAACCAGGCCTGCAAATGCGGTGTTCCGCTGCCCAGGCATGACCGTATCCTCGGCCGCACGGATGATATGTTTACCTACCGCGCCGTAAACATTTACCCGAGCCAGATCGATCATGTGCTGAGCCGTGTGCACGGGATCGGCAGTGAGTATCAGATCCATCTTAAACAACGTGAAAGCGGCCGGGATATGATGCTGATCAAGGTGGAACGTGCTGTGGGTGCGGACCAGTCCGGCGATAAGGATTTGTCCGAAAGGGTAGCGACGGAAATCCGCCGCAAGATCCTGGTGCGGAGTCAGGTGGAAGTTGTCGATCACGGCAGCCTGCCCCGGACCGAGAGAAAGAGCAGGCGGGTGTTTGACCATCGCAACGGTTAA
- a CDS encoding 2-oxoacid:acceptor oxidoreductase family protein, whose amino-acid sequence MTKSLKQQIVISGVGGQGVLFVTRLLAEAAIMKGFSVFTSETHGMAQRGGTVLSHVKVGTFSSPLIRPLQADGLLALKADSLIQHGFYLKPGAWAAVNCSGDCVPDFNGSAFAVDADKLAQEIKSPKSVNLILLGFAIAVSSTRYESNRLFCSLKDIRTVLKNRIAADKKMIAAAMKAVETGYGSLP is encoded by the coding sequence ATGACGAAATCCTTAAAACAGCAGATCGTGATCAGCGGGGTGGGCGGCCAGGGCGTTCTCTTTGTTACACGACTTCTGGCGGAAGCGGCGATCATGAAAGGTTTTTCAGTGTTTACTTCTGAAACTCACGGGATGGCCCAGAGAGGCGGGACGGTTTTATCACACGTTAAAGTGGGGACATTTTCAAGCCCGCTGATACGCCCCTTGCAGGCTGACGGGTTATTGGCCCTGAAGGCAGACAGCCTGATTCAGCACGGCTTTTATCTAAAGCCGGGCGCCTGGGCCGCAGTGAACTGCAGCGGCGATTGCGTGCCTGATTTCAATGGTTCGGCCTTTGCCGTCGATGCCGATAAACTGGCGCAGGAAATAAAAAGTCCAAAGTCCGTCAATCTGATTCTGCTGGGTTTTGCCATTGCCGTAAGTTCGACAAGGTATGAAAGCAACCGGCTGTTCTGTTCCCTTAAGGACATCCGGACGGTGCTGAAAAATCGGATAGCCGCCGACAAAAAGATGATCGCTGCTGCCATGAAGGCGGTTGAAACCGGATATGGGAGTTTACCATGA
- a CDS encoding 4Fe-4S binding protein codes for MTKRQLMLGNEAIARGLVENGCAVATSYPGTPASEILSSLTQWHKDSLNSMHLQWAVNEKVAFEIAYAGSMAGLRAAVSMKQVGLNVASDPLMSAAYLGVKGGFIVISADDPGLHSSQTEQDSRLMAMMAKIPVLDPDSPLQAKAMVAAAYELSETFEIPVMLRPTTRVCHARQDIPTADIQAVKRSAGFEKDPMRWAATPKFRFVLHQALEKKLKAISAYPKTAPLRLNQQANAPGAVVASGVAVAHAKEIMKDLNLWDALPFYQVLQPYPLHAEFISHLIDSYDEILVLEETTAVIEMQLADRHRVRGKLTHTVPNVGELLPEIIQDIIAEFAGMPSARVHLPAAAGKRPTLCAGCPHRASFFAIKKAAPKGIYTSDIGCYTLGLNLGAVDTVLCMGAAVSQAAGFYHAYKGEKKKPDIVATIGDSTFFHAGVPALIDAVVQKVRFVLVILDNQTTAMTGNQPTPATGIGAGGETLAAVDLESLVRGCGVKFCRAGDPYHLPEFIGLLKKAVKYSRQHGPAVVIARHPCLIDKLRKDAFKRQYLRVAVSDDCDGCGYCINHFECPALLLNAAEKQVHIDPILCSGCGVCRYVCPKGSIREVERDLSA; via the coding sequence GTGACCAAGCGGCAATTAATGCTGGGGAATGAAGCCATTGCGCGCGGACTGGTGGAAAACGGCTGTGCCGTTGCGACTTCATATCCCGGCACCCCGGCGTCAGAAATTCTGTCTTCTCTGACACAGTGGCACAAAGACAGCCTGAATTCAATGCATCTTCAGTGGGCGGTAAACGAGAAGGTCGCTTTTGAGATTGCCTATGCGGGGAGTATGGCCGGTTTACGGGCGGCGGTCAGTATGAAGCAGGTCGGGCTCAATGTGGCCTCCGATCCCCTCATGAGTGCCGCCTATCTGGGCGTCAAAGGCGGTTTTATCGTCATCAGCGCCGACGACCCGGGACTGCATTCTTCACAGACCGAACAGGACAGTCGCCTGATGGCCATGATGGCCAAGATTCCGGTTCTTGATCCGGATTCCCCCTTGCAGGCCAAAGCGATGGTGGCCGCAGCCTATGAGCTTTCGGAAACCTTTGAGATTCCCGTTATGCTGCGGCCGACCACACGGGTTTGTCACGCCCGCCAGGATATTCCCACGGCGGATATTCAGGCCGTAAAAAGAAGCGCCGGCTTTGAAAAAGACCCCATGCGCTGGGCCGCAACCCCCAAATTCCGTTTTGTTTTGCACCAGGCGCTGGAGAAAAAGCTCAAAGCCATTTCAGCATACCCCAAGACGGCACCGCTTAGGCTCAATCAACAGGCAAATGCGCCCGGAGCTGTGGTTGCCTCCGGTGTTGCCGTGGCCCATGCCAAAGAAATCATGAAAGATCTGAACCTCTGGGACGCGCTTCCGTTTTACCAAGTGTTGCAGCCGTATCCGCTGCATGCGGAATTCATTTCGCACCTGATCGACAGCTACGATGAAATTCTGGTGCTGGAAGAGACCACGGCCGTTATTGAAATGCAACTGGCGGATCGCCATCGTGTCAGGGGCAAATTGACACATACGGTGCCGAATGTCGGAGAGCTTCTCCCTGAAATCATTCAAGACATCATAGCTGAATTTGCAGGTATGCCGAGCGCACGGGTGCATTTGCCGGCCGCCGCAGGAAAACGTCCAACGCTCTGTGCGGGTTGTCCCCATCGGGCCAGCTTTTTTGCAATCAAGAAGGCCGCACCCAAAGGCATCTATACCAGCGATATCGGCTGTTATACGCTGGGACTCAACCTTGGTGCGGTGGATACCGTACTCTGCATGGGAGCCGCCGTCAGTCAGGCGGCCGGCTTTTATCATGCCTACAAAGGTGAGAAAAAAAAGCCGGACATAGTGGCGACCATCGGGGATTCCACGTTTTTTCATGCCGGGGTTCCGGCCCTGATTGATGCGGTGGTTCAAAAGGTGCGTTTCGTGCTTGTGATTCTGGATAACCAGACCACGGCCATGACCGGCAACCAGCCGACGCCGGCGACAGGAATCGGTGCCGGGGGCGAGACCTTGGCGGCCGTCGACCTTGAAAGCCTTGTGCGCGGATGCGGTGTAAAATTCTGCCGCGCGGGTGATCCTTATCACCTGCCGGAATTTATCGGGTTGTTGAAAAAAGCCGTCAAATACAGCCGGCAGCACGGACCGGCGGTGGTTATCGCCCGCCATCCCTGCCTGATTGACAAACTCCGGAAAGATGCGTTCAAGCGGCAGTATCTCCGGGTTGCAGTCAGCGATGACTGCGACGGCTGCGGGTATTGCATCAACCATTTTGAATGCCCGGCACTCCTTTTGAATGCGGCCGAAAAACAGGTGCACATCGATCCGATATTGTGCAGCGGATGCGGCGTATGCCGATATGTTTGTCCGAAGGGGTCCATCAGGGAAGTTGAGCGTGATCTTTCAGCATAA
- a CDS encoding transglutaminase domain-containing protein: protein MKNIDKTYFAPTAIIDSDHPSIIEYANAKVSGAGRDSVAMAVKLYYAVRDDIWYDPYYPFYLPEHYRASNVLKSGRGYCVSKAALLCALGRAGGIPSRIGFGTVRNHLATPKLIDFIGSDVFVYHGFTEFFLEDKWVKATPTFNAELCQKHHVAPLEFNGRDDSIFHPYNMEKKQFMEYLEYHGTYADIPVDTILAAWEKAYGKDRVQKWIHDLENAKTAIDS from the coding sequence ATGAAAAATATTGACAAAACATACTTTGCTCCAACGGCCATCATCGACAGTGATCATCCCAGCATTATTGAATATGCCAACGCCAAGGTGAGCGGCGCAGGTCGAGATTCCGTCGCCATGGCCGTGAAACTCTATTATGCCGTGCGAGACGATATCTGGTATGATCCCTATTACCCGTTCTATCTTCCGGAACACTACCGTGCCAGCAATGTGCTCAAAAGCGGCAGGGGATATTGCGTCAGCAAAGCAGCGCTGCTTTGTGCGCTGGGAAGGGCCGGCGGCATCCCCTCGAGAATCGGTTTCGGCACGGTTCGAAACCATCTTGCCACTCCGAAGCTGATCGATTTTATCGGTTCCGACGTGTTCGTCTATCACGGATTCACGGAGTTTTTTCTTGAAGATAAATGGGTCAAGGCAACCCCCACTTTTAATGCCGAGCTGTGCCAAAAGCATCATGTGGCCCCGCTTGAATTCAACGGCCGGGACGATTCGATTTTCCATCCCTACAATATGGAAAAAAAACAGTTCATGGAGTATCTGGAATATCACGGGACTTATGCGGATATTCCTGTGGATACCATTCTGGCGGCATGGGAAAAGGCCTATGGAAAGGATCGGGTCCAAAAATGGATTCATGATTTGGAGAATGCCAAAACTGCAATCGACTCTTGA